The nucleotide window AGGAAAAAACAGAGCTCATATAGATGGGTAATACCTTAGGGGGAGATACGGAGTCGGGCATCTTATTCCCCAAGTGGGTAAGCTTTGTCATAAATTCTTTTCTCATCATTAAATCCTCCATTCTAACTATTAATATTATATTTTTTAATTCTATTAATCAGTAGAGTATGGCTTACTCCTAAAGCCCTAGCTGTTTCCCTAATGCTACTATGGTTTTTTAAAGCTTTTATAATCATATCCTTTTCAAAATTTTCAACACTTTCCTTTAGAGATGTCCTCTCAATGGACTCTACAGCCTCTAAATTATAATTTAAGAGAATATCTTTTTCTTCAATATCCTTCCCCCTTGTTAAGGCCACTGCTCTTTCAATGACATTTTGTAACTCTCTAATATTTCCAGGCCAGCTATAGCTCAATAATTTTTCTAAAGCCTTTCGTGTAATACCTTCAATCTGTTTATGATAATTTTGTTCATAAATCTTTTTAAAATAATCAATCAAAACCTCTAGATCCTCCTTTCGCTCTCTAAGAGGGGGAATATCTAGATTAAAAATATTAATACGATAAAGTAAGTCTAAACGAAACTTATTGGCTTTAACCATCTTTTCAATATCCTGATTGGTTGCAGATAAAACTCTTACATCAATAGGGATTTCTTCATGACCACCAATTCTCCTAATGGTCCCTTCCTGGAGTACCCGTAATAATTTAACTTGTAAATGAGGTGCCATTTCCCCTATTTCATCTAAAAAAACTGTCCCGCCATTAGCCACTTCAAATATTCCTGTCTTGCCATTTTTCTTTCCTCCTGTGAAAGCTCCACTTTCATAACCGAAAAGTTCACTTTCTAAAAGCTGATCAGGAATAGCTGCACAGTTAATAGCCACAAATAATTTTGACCATCTTCTGCTGTGGTTATGAATAGCTCTGGCAAACAACTCCTTTCCTGTTCCACTTTCCCCGGTAATAAGTACAGGAGAATCAGAGGGTGAAAAGAGTTTGGCATGATTAATCACTTCAAGTAATTTCGTACTCTTTCCTACAATATCGTCAAAGGTAATGGGATTGTCATAACGCTTACTATTAATAATTTCTCCTATTTCCTCCATATTTTGTAGGGTAATAATATAACCACAGAATATATTTTCCTGGCTTAGTACAGGATTAATGTTTAAAAAATAAGTATGATGACTTATTTGGATCTCCATATTTTCAATGCTTTTGTTTTTATCCGATAGATTGATGAAACTTTCAATTTTTTTGTTTCTAAGATATCTAGTAATTTTTTGATTAACCGCCTGTTCGGCAGACACCGAAAATATACTTTCAGCAGCATATTTATTGGCATATTTGATTTTCCCCTCTTTATTGAGCATAATAATCCCTTGGGACACGATATCCAGTACACTTTTCATTTCTACTTCCCGTTCTTCAACGGCGATTAAGTCAATTTCATCAATCTCTTTTACTGCATAAATTTCTAAAAGCTCTTTTTTCATTTTTTTCCAAAGTTCTATTTCTATTTTTGGAAACTTAATATAAATAACATAGGTATAGACTTCCATCCATGTCATACTGATATCATATTTGCGAAATACCTTTAAGATATCATGGGTAATATGGGGACGATCCATTGTGGTAACAATTTTGATTCTTTTAATTTCCATTTCTAAGCACCCACCTTTTGAACCTTTATTCCGTTAGGATGCCTCTTTTTATGCAACCAATGATAAGCTATTCCAATAAATAGGCTTCCCCCAAGGATATTGCCCAAGGTAACAGGAATGAGATTATTTAGGATAAAAGACTGCCAACTTAGATAAATTCCCAAAGACTTTTCTAAGAATATACCTGTAGGGATGAAAAACATATTGGCAACACTGTGTT belongs to Irregularibacter muris and includes:
- a CDS encoding sigma 54-interacting transcriptional regulator, whose amino-acid sequence is MEIKRIKIVTTMDRPHITHDILKVFRKYDISMTWMEVYTYVIYIKFPKIEIELWKKMKKELLEIYAVKEIDEIDLIAVEEREVEMKSVLDIVSQGIIMLNKEGKIKYANKYAAESIFSVSAEQAVNQKITRYLRNKKIESFINLSDKNKSIENMEIQISHHTYFLNINPVLSQENIFCGYIITLQNMEEIGEIINSKRYDNPITFDDIVGKSTKLLEVINHAKLFSPSDSPVLITGESGTGKELFARAIHNHSRRWSKLFVAINCAAIPDQLLESELFGYESGAFTGGKKNGKTGIFEVANGGTVFLDEIGEMAPHLQVKLLRVLQEGTIRRIGGHEEIPIDVRVLSATNQDIEKMVKANKFRLDLLYRINIFNLDIPPLRERKEDLEVLIDYFKKIYEQNYHKQIEGITRKALEKLLSYSWPGNIRELQNVIERAVALTRGKDIEEKDILLNYNLEAVESIERTSLKESVENFEKDMIIKALKNHSSIRETARALGVSHTLLINRIKKYNINS